A genomic region of Catalinimonas niigatensis contains the following coding sequences:
- a CDS encoding DUF1501 domain-containing protein, with protein sequence MSDYCQHDIVSRRDFLAKSTLGLGSVALASLLNPVQSLAGIASGGSDGTLDKLHFAPKAKRVIYLFQSGGPSQMELFDYKPLLQKRRGEELPDSVRDGQRLTGMTSHQKSFPMAGSIFDFKQHGQSGAWVSELMPHTAQVVDELCFVKSMYTEAINHDPAITFFQTGSQQNGRPSMGSWVSWGLGSDNQNLPSFCVLLSRGREGDQPLYAKLWGSAFLPSLHQGVQFRSGKDPVLYLNDPPGLKKNSRRRMLDYLKELHQIQYEKVKDPEISSRIAQYEMAYRMQSSVPDTMDISNEPDYIYEMYGPESRVPGSYSANCLLARRLIERDVKFVQLYHQGWDQHGNLPNDIKIQAKSTDQASAALVMDLKQRGLLEDTLVIWGGEFGRTNYSQGRLTETSYGRDHHPRCFSIWMAGGGVKKGFTYGETCEFGYNIAKNPVHVHDFQATMMYLMGVDHEKLTFKHQGRRFRLTDVHGKVVNDIIA encoded by the coding sequence ATGAGTGATTATTGTCAGCATGACATCGTATCAAGAAGAGATTTTTTAGCCAAATCCACCTTGGGATTGGGAAGTGTAGCCCTGGCTTCTCTGCTCAATCCTGTGCAAAGCCTGGCAGGTATTGCTTCCGGCGGAAGTGACGGTACACTGGACAAACTTCATTTTGCTCCCAAAGCCAAAAGAGTGATCTATCTCTTCCAGAGTGGTGGCCCCTCTCAGATGGAGTTGTTTGATTACAAACCATTGCTTCAAAAAAGAAGAGGTGAAGAACTTCCTGATTCGGTAAGGGATGGACAGCGCCTTACCGGCATGACCTCCCATCAGAAATCCTTTCCCATGGCTGGCTCCATCTTTGATTTCAAACAGCATGGGCAGAGCGGTGCCTGGGTGAGTGAGCTGATGCCGCATACCGCTCAGGTGGTAGATGAACTTTGTTTCGTCAAATCCATGTACACCGAAGCCATCAACCATGATCCGGCCATCACTTTCTTCCAGACAGGTTCACAGCAAAATGGCCGTCCTTCCATGGGCTCCTGGGTAAGCTGGGGTCTGGGCAGTGACAATCAAAACCTACCTTCCTTTTGTGTATTGCTATCGCGGGGACGTGAGGGCGATCAGCCTTTGTATGCCAAGCTGTGGGGCAGCGCTTTCCTTCCTTCCCTGCATCAGGGCGTACAATTTCGCTCCGGCAAAGATCCGGTACTTTACCTCAATGATCCTCCCGGCCTGAAAAAGAACAGCCGGAGACGTATGCTGGATTATCTCAAAGAGCTGCACCAGATTCAGTATGAAAAAGTAAAAGACCCTGAAATCTCATCGCGCATTGCGCAGTACGAAATGGCTTACCGCATGCAAAGCTCCGTGCCCGATACCATGGATATTTCCAATGAACCGGATTACATCTATGAGATGTATGGACCTGAATCCCGTGTTCCCGGCTCTTATTCCGCCAATTGTTTGCTGGCGCGTCGACTGATAGAAAGAGATGTCAAATTTGTGCAGCTTTACCATCAAGGCTGGGATCAGCATGGTAATCTGCCCAACGACATCAAGATTCAAGCAAAAAGTACCGATCAGGCTTCTGCTGCACTGGTTATGGATTTGAAACAAAGGGGTTTGCTGGAAGATACTCTGGTAATTTGGGGAGGAGAGTTCGGACGAACCAACTACTCACAGGGCAGGCTGACTGAAACCAGCTATGGCCGTGATCATCATCCACGTTGCTTCTCCATCTGGATGGCGGGAGGCGGTGTCAAGAAAGGTTTTACCTATGGAGAAACCTGTGAATTTGGCTACAACATTGCCAAAAACCCGGTACATGTACATGATTTCCAGGCGACTATGATGTATTTGATGGGTGTAGATCACGAAAAACTCACCTTCAAACATCAAGGTCGAAGATTCCGCC
- a CDS encoding DUF1553 domain-containing protein: MHALLKIFSPLFIGICCFTACQNESESGTQKYKGLSFNYDIKPILSDRCFACHGPDANKREADLRLDTPEGAFAALTENPGHFAIVAGEAEESEVYLRISSTDPETRMPPPESNLKITAEEVELIRQWIEEGAEYEPHWSFIKPEKSEVPEVQNTGWPRNEIDHFVLAKMESQQWQPALQAEKTTLLRRLSFDLTGLPPTVEELEDFLKNESPHAYEQAVDKLLDSERYGERMASEWLDVARYADSHGYQDDGMRNMWPWRDWVIQAFNKNLPYDDFILWQLAGDMLPNPGEEQILATGFNRNHLQSQEGGIVDEEYRVEYVADRTNTLGKAFLGLTLECARCHDHKYDPVSQKEYYEMFAFFNNVNEAGQIPYMGEASPTLILTSEEAEEQLAFIEEKIVDLEKKVAPNHEKHQQAFEQWKNALPEQPNIQLRKAVGHYPLDQPMDNKFRNLANQAKPANMVVNQQDQEPEIVETKFGKGLKLVGDSYVDLGDEIGYFDRHQPFTISIWFKPLKDSLDGPIFSRSGGLFNGNRGYDFMLLPDGSISASLNHTYPANGIEVRTQERILPNQWHHLVFTYDGSSKAKGVKIYQDGKELTLTVFNDQLEQSIIRYGKDRESWGGSGNLQIGKRFEETLDGAVVDEFMVFDKKLSAPEVSKLYDASADLKPFLAENQQEKLLDYYLENFDPDYQKQFRSLTEERGKENDILTDQQEVMVMQDRTYPRQSFILERGAYDAHGEEVSANTPEVIMTMPTDLPKNRLGLAKWLIHEDHPLTARVVVNRYWQMLFGRGLVNTSDDFGSQGELPSHPELLDWLAVNFRESGWDVKALLKMMVMSATYQQSSIPDEEKLEMDPENVWLARGPSYRMPVEMIRDNALAVSGLLADSIGGPSVKPYQPKGLWKELATRNVTEYVEDSGQNLYRRGLYTIWKRSSPPPSMISFDASEKYLCVVKRQKTSTPLQALILLNDPQYIEASRLLAERMMKEGGEATEKQIAYGFEALTSRTPDSRELALLKSLYLEELEVFKSDPVSADSLLQVGEYPRDQQLAKAELAALTVVANTLVNYDEAVFKR, encoded by the coding sequence ATGCATGCATTGTTAAAGATATTTAGCCCGCTTTTCATAGGAATTTGCTGTTTCACAGCTTGCCAAAATGAAAGCGAAAGTGGTACTCAAAAGTATAAAGGACTTAGCTTTAACTATGACATCAAACCCATCCTTTCTGACCGCTGCTTCGCCTGTCATGGTCCGGATGCCAATAAAAGGGAAGCTGACTTACGACTGGATACTCCCGAAGGCGCTTTTGCGGCACTAACAGAAAATCCTGGTCATTTTGCAATTGTAGCTGGTGAAGCCGAGGAGAGTGAAGTGTACCTTAGGATAAGCTCTACCGATCCTGAAACAAGGATGCCACCGCCGGAATCCAACCTGAAAATTACAGCAGAAGAAGTTGAACTGATCCGGCAATGGATTGAAGAAGGGGCTGAATATGAACCTCACTGGTCATTCATTAAACCCGAGAAGTCTGAAGTACCAGAAGTACAGAACACTGGCTGGCCCAGAAATGAGATTGATCATTTTGTGTTGGCGAAAATGGAAAGCCAGCAATGGCAACCTGCTCTTCAGGCAGAAAAAACCACCTTGCTCCGAAGGCTCAGTTTTGACCTGACAGGTCTGCCTCCAACCGTAGAAGAACTGGAAGACTTCCTCAAAAATGAGTCTCCTCATGCCTATGAACAGGCGGTGGACAAGCTTTTAGACTCAGAACGTTACGGAGAACGTATGGCCTCAGAGTGGCTGGATGTCGCTCGCTATGCCGACAGCCACGGCTACCAAGATGATGGGATGCGCAATATGTGGCCCTGGCGAGATTGGGTCATCCAGGCTTTCAATAAAAACCTGCCTTACGATGATTTTATCCTCTGGCAACTGGCTGGTGACATGCTTCCCAATCCTGGCGAAGAGCAGATTTTAGCTACCGGCTTCAACCGCAATCATCTACAAAGTCAGGAAGGTGGCATTGTGGATGAAGAATACCGGGTTGAATACGTGGCTGACCGTACCAATACTTTGGGTAAAGCTTTCCTGGGGCTCACGCTGGAATGTGCCCGCTGCCATGACCATAAGTACGACCCTGTTTCTCAAAAGGAATATTATGAGATGTTCGCTTTCTTTAATAATGTCAATGAGGCTGGGCAGATTCCTTACATGGGCGAAGCCAGCCCTACCCTGATTCTGACCAGTGAGGAAGCGGAAGAGCAATTGGCTTTTATTGAAGAAAAGATTGTGGACCTGGAAAAAAAAGTGGCTCCGAACCATGAGAAACATCAGCAGGCTTTTGAACAGTGGAAAAATGCGCTGCCTGAGCAACCCAACATACAATTGCGCAAGGCAGTTGGTCATTACCCTTTGGATCAGCCTATGGACAATAAATTTCGTAATCTGGCCAATCAGGCCAAACCCGCCAATATGGTGGTGAACCAACAGGATCAGGAACCGGAGATTGTAGAGACAAAGTTTGGCAAGGGACTGAAACTGGTGGGCGACAGCTATGTGGATTTGGGAGATGAAATAGGCTATTTTGACCGGCATCAGCCATTTACCATCAGTATCTGGTTTAAACCACTAAAAGACAGCCTGGATGGACCCATTTTTTCCCGCTCGGGAGGTCTGTTTAATGGCAATCGCGGTTATGACTTCATGCTTCTTCCCGATGGCAGCATTTCAGCTAGTCTGAATCATACCTATCCTGCCAATGGAATTGAAGTACGCACCCAGGAAAGGATTTTGCCAAACCAATGGCATCACCTGGTATTTACCTACGACGGTTCAAGCAAAGCAAAGGGCGTTAAGATTTATCAAGACGGAAAAGAGCTTACCCTTACTGTTTTCAACGATCAATTGGAACAGAGCATTATCCGTTATGGCAAAGATCGGGAAAGCTGGGGAGGAAGCGGAAACTTACAAATTGGCAAACGCTTTGAAGAAACCCTGGATGGTGCTGTGGTAGACGAATTCATGGTTTTTGACAAAAAACTTAGTGCTCCTGAAGTCAGCAAGTTGTATGATGCTTCGGCAGATCTAAAACCATTTCTGGCAGAGAATCAGCAGGAAAAGCTACTGGACTATTACCTGGAAAACTTTGACCCGGACTACCAGAAGCAATTCAGGTCCCTTACTGAAGAGCGTGGCAAAGAGAATGATATCCTGACTGATCAGCAAGAAGTGATGGTGATGCAGGACCGTACTTATCCGCGTCAATCTTTTATCCTGGAACGTGGCGCTTATGATGCACATGGGGAAGAGGTCAGTGCCAATACCCCTGAAGTCATCATGACTATGCCGACAGATTTGCCCAAGAACAGACTAGGTCTGGCAAAGTGGCTTATCCATGAAGATCATCCCCTAACAGCCAGGGTAGTGGTCAATCGCTACTGGCAAATGCTCTTTGGCAGAGGATTAGTCAATACTTCCGATGACTTTGGCAGTCAGGGAGAATTACCATCTCATCCCGAATTACTGGATTGGCTGGCAGTGAATTTCCGTGAATCCGGCTGGGATGTGAAAGCTTTGCTGAAAATGATGGTGATGTCAGCCACTTATCAGCAATCCTCCATACCTGATGAAGAAAAGTTGGAGATGGACCCCGAAAACGTTTGGCTGGCCAGAGGTCCGAGCTATCGTATGCCCGTTGAAATGATTCGCGACAATGCCCTGGCGGTCAGCGGACTGCTGGCCGATAGCATCGGTGGACCCAGTGTCAAGCCTTATCAGCCCAAAGGTTTGTGGAAAGAACTGGCTACCCGCAATGTCACTGAATATGTGGAAGACAGTGGGCAGAATCTTTATCGGAGAGGTTTATATACGATCTGGAAAAGAAGTTCTCCCCCACCCTCCATGATCAGCTTTGATGCTTCTGAAAAATATTTGTGCGTAGTCAAAAGGCAAAAAACCAGCACTCCTTTACAGGCGCTGATCTTGCTGAATGATCCGCAATACATAGAAGCTTCCCGTTTGCTGGCCGAACGCATGATGAAAGAAGGAGGTGAAGCCACCGAAAAGCAGATTGCTTATGGTTTTGAAGCCCTGACCAGTCGCACACCTGATTCTCGTGAATTGGCATTATTGAAAAGCCTTTATCTGGAAGAACTGGAGGTTTTCAAAAGCGATCCTGTCAGCGCAGATAGTCTTTTGCAGGTAGGCGAATACCCGAGAGATCAGCAGTTGGCCAAAGCAGAACTGGCGGCGCTTACAGTGGTGGCCAATACTTTGGTCAATTATGACGAGGCCGTTTTTAAAAGATAA